In Aedes albopictus strain Foshan chromosome 3, AalbF5, whole genome shotgun sequence, the following are encoded in one genomic region:
- the LOC109425210 gene encoding GILT-like protein 3 isoform X1, whose amino-acid sequence MWRQFQFDRGPRISAGARASSSSRGTTHPSRVVFPASQSLISSVGSEKAHSRHFLGTIFHASLNSIWTPRFETVVYSPFVPSRSIVRVKIMSRRPKPVTKSTIMTPKTAMMIGILSVAIIFSLSAGQEIDSGWNKESVPNGNGTAADHNGPDDDKLRVTIYYEALCYDSISFITNQLAPAWEKLRDQMDLKLVPFGKAYIDDSNPADPVYYCQHGRRECTLNIQHGCILAKLPFEKAFPVVACLMKGMRTSFDQCIKRNQTIKAAVVECSQGQEGAKLYKGYEDDTNRVATPLSFVPTIEVDEVYDIYEQDRWLYRFENTFRRNYEKKFGRSLD is encoded by the exons ATGTGGCGCCAGTTTCAGTTCGACCGTGGACCCAGAATCAGTGCGGGTGCGCGCGCGAGTTCTTCTTCGCGAGGAA CAACCCACCCAAGCAGAGTCGTCTTCCCAGCTAGCCAGTCTCTCATTTCATCGGTAGGATCGGAAAAAGCGCACTCTAGGCACTTCCTGGGGACCATTTTTCACGCTTCGCTTAATTCAATTTGGACTCCACGGTTTGAGACCGTTGTCTACTCGCCATTTGTCCCATCGAGGAGCATAGTGCGTGTAAAAATAATGAGCCGTCGTCCAAAGCCGGTGACGAAATCGACGATAATGACACCGAAGACGGCGATGATGATTGGAATTTTGTCGGTGGCCATTATTTTCTCATTATCGGCCGGACAAGAAATTGATTCCGGCTGGAACAAGGAATCGGTCCCGAATGGCAACGGAACGGCCGCGGACCACAACGGTCCCGATGATGATAAATTACGAGTGACAATTTATTACGAAGCACTTTGCTACGACAGTATCTCATTTATCACCAATCAGCTTGCTCCGGCTTGGGAGAAACTCCGGGACCAGATGGATCTCAAGTTGGTTCCCTTCGGGAAGGCATAC ATTGATGACTCCAACCCAGCGGATCCAGTCTATTACTGCCAGCATGGTAGACGCGAGTGCACTCTCAATATTCAGCACGGTTGTATTCTGGCCAAGTTACCCTTCGAGAAGGCATTCCCCGTGGTGGCCTGTCTGATGAAGGGCATGCGAACGTCGTTCGATCAG TGCATCAAGCGAAATCAAACGATCAAGGCAGCTGTCGTAGAGTGTTCCCAAGGTCAGGAAGGAGCCAAGCTATACAAAGGCTACGAAGACGATACCAATCGGGTGGCAACGCCGCTGTCGTTCGTACCCACGATTGAGGTTGATGAG GTTTACGACATCTACGAACAGGATCGATGGTTGTACCGGTTTGAAAACACGTTCAGGAGAAACTACGAAAAGAAATTCGGCAGAAGCTTAGACTGA
- the LOC109425210 gene encoding GILT-like protein 3 isoform X2: protein MWRQFQFDRGPRISAGARASSSSRGRSEKAHSRHFLGTIFHASLNSIWTPRFETVVYSPFVPSRSIVRVKIMSRRPKPVTKSTIMTPKTAMMIGILSVAIIFSLSAGQEIDSGWNKESVPNGNGTAADHNGPDDDKLRVTIYYEALCYDSISFITNQLAPAWEKLRDQMDLKLVPFGKAYIDDSNPADPVYYCQHGRRECTLNIQHGCILAKLPFEKAFPVVACLMKGMRTSFDQCIKRNQTIKAAVVECSQGQEGAKLYKGYEDDTNRVATPLSFVPTIEVDEVYDIYEQDRWLYRFENTFRRNYEKKFGRSLD, encoded by the exons ATGTGGCGCCAGTTTCAGTTCGACCGTGGACCCAGAATCAGTGCGGGTGCGCGCGCGAGTTCTTCTTCGCGAGGAA GATCGGAAAAAGCGCACTCTAGGCACTTCCTGGGGACCATTTTTCACGCTTCGCTTAATTCAATTTGGACTCCACGGTTTGAGACCGTTGTCTACTCGCCATTTGTCCCATCGAGGAGCATAGTGCGTGTAAAAATAATGAGCCGTCGTCCAAAGCCGGTGACGAAATCGACGATAATGACACCGAAGACGGCGATGATGATTGGAATTTTGTCGGTGGCCATTATTTTCTCATTATCGGCCGGACAAGAAATTGATTCCGGCTGGAACAAGGAATCGGTCCCGAATGGCAACGGAACGGCCGCGGACCACAACGGTCCCGATGATGATAAATTACGAGTGACAATTTATTACGAAGCACTTTGCTACGACAGTATCTCATTTATCACCAATCAGCTTGCTCCGGCTTGGGAGAAACTCCGGGACCAGATGGATCTCAAGTTGGTTCCCTTCGGGAAGGCATAC ATTGATGACTCCAACCCAGCGGATCCAGTCTATTACTGCCAGCATGGTAGACGCGAGTGCACTCTCAATATTCAGCACGGTTGTATTCTGGCCAAGTTACCCTTCGAGAAGGCATTCCCCGTGGTGGCCTGTCTGATGAAGGGCATGCGAACGTCGTTCGATCAG TGCATCAAGCGAAATCAAACGATCAAGGCAGCTGTCGTAGAGTGTTCCCAAGGTCAGGAAGGAGCCAAGCTATACAAAGGCTACGAAGACGATACCAATCGGGTGGCAACGCCGCTGTCGTTCGTACCCACGATTGAGGTTGATGAG GTTTACGACATCTACGAACAGGATCGATGGTTGTACCGGTTTGAAAACACGTTCAGGAGAAACTACGAAAAGAAATTCGGCAGAAGCTTAGACTGA
- the LOC109425210 gene encoding GILT-like protein 3 isoform X3, translated as MSRRPKPVTKSTIMTPKTAMMIGILSVAIIFSLSAGQEIDSGWNKESVPNGNGTAADHNGPDDDKLRVTIYYEALCYDSISFITNQLAPAWEKLRDQMDLKLVPFGKAYIDDSNPADPVYYCQHGRRECTLNIQHGCILAKLPFEKAFPVVACLMKGMRTSFDQCIKRNQTIKAAVVECSQGQEGAKLYKGYEDDTNRVATPLSFVPTIEVDEVYDIYEQDRWLYRFENTFRRNYEKKFGRSLD; from the exons ATGAGCCGTCGTCCAAAGCCGGTGACGAAATCGACGATAATGACACCGAAGACGGCGATGATGATTGGAATTTTGTCGGTGGCCATTATTTTCTCATTATCGGCCGGACAAGAAATTGATTCCGGCTGGAACAAGGAATCGGTCCCGAATGGCAACGGAACGGCCGCGGACCACAACGGTCCCGATGATGATAAATTACGAGTGACAATTTATTACGAAGCACTTTGCTACGACAGTATCTCATTTATCACCAATCAGCTTGCTCCGGCTTGGGAGAAACTCCGGGACCAGATGGATCTCAAGTTGGTTCCCTTCGGGAAGGCATAC ATTGATGACTCCAACCCAGCGGATCCAGTCTATTACTGCCAGCATGGTAGACGCGAGTGCACTCTCAATATTCAGCACGGTTGTATTCTGGCCAAGTTACCCTTCGAGAAGGCATTCCCCGTGGTGGCCTGTCTGATGAAGGGCATGCGAACGTCGTTCGATCAG TGCATCAAGCGAAATCAAACGATCAAGGCAGCTGTCGTAGAGTGTTCCCAAGGTCAGGAAGGAGCCAAGCTATACAAAGGCTACGAAGACGATACCAATCGGGTGGCAACGCCGCTGTCGTTCGTACCCACGATTGAGGTTGATGAG GTTTACGACATCTACGAACAGGATCGATGGTTGTACCGGTTTGAAAACACGTTCAGGAGAAACTACGAAAAGAAATTCGGCAGAAGCTTAGACTGA